CAAGCTACTTaaacttaacggaagggacttattgaaaacaaaattaataatttgaagacctaattaaatcacttttaaaaccgggTATCAAACGGAAATTCAACCCCCAATTTGGATACTAAATAGGTATTTAAGCCTTATCCGAAAGAAAAGGTCTCGTTTGATTTCACTTTTGTGTGAAATGAGCCATTTTGATTTCACTTTTGTGCGTAATGCATCAACTGGGAAGAAAGATGTCAACAAAGCTACTTTTACTAAAgttattatacattaaaatttacttaCTGTTAATAATTAATGGAGGCTTTAAGAGATTCTAAATTCGTtacgattttatttttaaaaaacgtttaagaaagtattttatctattttatgcTTTAATGATATAAGATTATTTAGTTTGATAGAACAAATATCTGAAAGTTGTGTCAGTTtgggaaaattaaaataatgaggaAAAATCGAGCAATGTTTCTTATGGTGACAATGATCCAAGAAGACACTAGCTAGTTGTTGGATTAGTTGAGGGTCATTCTCATCCTTCGTATTTGTCCGGCCGTCTGAGTTTTGCACACcgcaaatataaaaaataaaaagtagcgCGCCAAGGATCAGGTCATAACTATTTCAAGATTCAGAGTTTCTCCgccgacaaaaaaaaataataattcttttacatgtttaaattttttatattcatttgatatgttttttttttaaatattaaaatttttatttttatcatatttcatttgtatgttatatattaaatgaatataaaagtgtaatatataaaaaaaagttagtttgTTAGTAGCTGCTTTCGTTTGGATCGTGCTCGCTTtcgttatttaattttagtccGTGATAGATTTTGAcatacattaaaaaacaaattaagaaattatttgtGGTGGTGTGGGGAAAGTTATGTGATAAGGTGGATGAGTATAAGTACCATGATTTGGAAAGCCTAGGATGTCTCCGAAAGTCGACAGCTGCACATTTACGAAAGGTCAAAGTGACACCTGCGAAACTGCTCGAGTTTAGAACAGGGAAAGCTCAGCGTCCCATGTTCACGAGAATCAGAACGCTGGCGGCTGtcagataaaaaaacaaagacacgCTCTTtcgcttttatatatattgaatattttttcctttctcctAAATTCATCATGGATTCGTTGCCGGATGATTGTGTTTCAAAGATCTTGTCGTACACATCTCCACATGACGCATGTAGATTCTCAATGGTGTCTTCAACCCTCCGTTCAGCCGCTGACTCTGACCTCCTATGGCAAACCTTCTGTCCCTCTGATTATCGTCACATTCTCTCAAGGGCTCTTCATCCCCACACCCTTGATTCCTCTTCTTACAAAcacctcttctcttctctctgtCATCCACTTCTCCTAGATGGCGGCAacatggtatatatatatatacttatctAATCAAATAAATTCCTTTCGTGCTTCTTTTCATTTCTACAAATTACTAACTCATATTTTCATGTTCCTCTGTCTACTACATGCAGAGTTTCAAATTAGAGAAGTCTTCAGGCAAAAAATCGTACATCCTATCCGCAAGACAATTGTCGATAACGTGGAGCAGTGACCCCTTGTACTGGTGCTGGAGAACGGTCCCTGAATCaaggtaattaattaattaattaaacccTTTTAAATTTGTAAGATATTGAGGAATTTGAAGACGaatgttaattaattagaatGGGCGATTAATGATTGTGCAGATTCAAAGAAGTGGCAGAGCTGAGAATGGTGAGCTGGTTAGAAATTCGGGGGGAAATATGGACGCGGATTCTAACAGCGAAGACGTGGTATGCGGTTTATCTGATAATGAAAATATCGCGGCGCGAGTACGGGCTTGATCGGGTGGCGTGTGAGGTGAGTGTTGCAGTGGGGGAGAAAGTGCAGAGTGGGAAGGTTTATCTGTGCGAGAAAGATGAGAAGAAGGACAAGAAGCGAAGGATGTTGAAggtggaagaagaggaagagatagGAGTTGCAGGAAAAAGAGAAGATGGGTGGATGGAAATCAAGGTGGGTGAGTTCTTCAGTGGTGAAAATGATGAACACGTTACGATGAGTTTGATGGAGTTAGGTTACCAGTTGAAGGGAGGACTTGTCGTGGAAGGCATCGAAGTTAGACccaaacatcatcatcattcttAATTCTCCAATccacattttcattcttttcactGTTTTTTACAGTAACCAAAACTAAACACATCCAATGTAAcaacttaatttcttttattttctaattcatcTGTAAACTTTTGTAATCTTCCATAAATATCCGCGTTCCCTTCTTCAACTCCTTGTTTTACATTTCAAGGTGctattttttgaagaaaaagctTTCTCCCAAAACTACCAAAACCTTAAACCGTGTGTTTTTCGAATACCAGTGTTCAAATAAACCTTGCCCGCGTTTactgaaaaaaatattgtgtgctTTTCTGACCAATTATTATATTTCAGCTAGGTTTTGAATACCCCTATTGCTCTTCAAAACTCTTATAGCATTGATGATAATAAAGATTCGAACTTAATTCAAAACATGGTATATATGCTTATCAGAGTATTCATCAAACGCCACTGTAACATTTACACCGTTATAGCGTGAGCAACCGGAGGATtactaaacttttttaaaaaggtaTATGACTTTGAAGCAAATCTATAAAAATAAGgatcaaataaataatgtattaagtCGTTCTTTGAATCTtcaaaatttctataaatatcatcatcattaaattactttaataataacaatacaacctaatttttataatatctaataacataataataatgaaaacaattattttaattaataaataaataaaaaaacccGTGCGTTAATCACGTGTCCGTTttcaaagaaaaagttttccCAAGACTACGAAAACCTTTAAacgtgtgttttttttttatcgatcatgatattttaataattatttttaataacctttttttatgtctttattttattgatttatttaaatttatatataaaaaatatttgaaacagaataatcataaattattatatatatatatattataaaaaattattaaaaaatattattaaaaaaactttttcttttcgaATACCAGCGTCCAAATCAACCGTACCTGCGcttactgataaaaaaaatactgttCTTTTCTGACCAATTATCATATTTCAGCTAGGTTTTGAATACCCGTACTacgtttcaaatatatatatatatataattactttgTAAAATTTAGAATAACCATAagctaattttgttttaaaaaaataaataaataatgaaatttgttaaaCAATGTAACtagaattaatatataaaaaatatataactaattttaaataaccaTTACTAAATctaagttttcaaatttaagtttcAATTCGAACTTTTTTAAATTGCAAATTAAATGGTTTGTTACGccaatttaaagtttataatgTCAACTTTGCTTCATTGATGTCTTAAAAGTTGGATGTTGaattatttcaaaacaataaatagcTTCAGCTTTCTTTAATTGCATATTCAAAAAATATGTGTTCCTTTATCGATGAACAGTTAATATCCAAAAGCAAACACGATGTGAACTATGTAAAGTATGTAAAGTAATTAAACATGATTATAGAACTTGTTCAAACAAACTTTCTTATAAGTAattgtaaaaagtaaaataaaaaattaaacttattctAATGAGGTATAATTAATctatatattgattaatttgCAATGTaacatgtatataaattaattatagttttctttagaaaaactttaattcatttcatttttttaagacacttattaaaaaatagtcagtttttttttttttttatcattttttagaTCTGTCTCATTCATGATGTCTTTTGAACTTATTGTAGCGTCAAATTGAATTAGGTACAATGTGAAAATCAACACAATACATTATAATtctgttgattttttttttttaattatgctgTGTAAGTGACGTCTCTTACaatgttataatttaatttaaatgtgcTGCTGGTCAAAGGTATTTATAACATATTGTCTAATGTGTATCTACGGtgagttaaatatttttttataataattacttaGATATTATGTGATataatttgaaaaggaaaacatCATTCTATTAAATacttttgtataaaattttcaaagttttatgatataattttaaaagcacATTAATAACTAgaatgataatataatattactGTAGTGCATCatcattaaattcatattttcgACCGACTAAAATGTAAAGACAACGTTAAAGTGAGGAAAACAAATtctataaaatcataataacatgtttatttttctctaaatgaAATTCGATTTTTTTATGCCTctgataatttttcttaaacttatttgtcaacaatacattttttattttgtttttattgcaaaagtattttgaataatgaaataaatgCTTAAATAAcacttttgagaaaaaaattaaaacgaaaacaaaatcgttatcaacaaaaaaagtaattattaaaataggaataaaaacaaaaaaaaagatattattgaAAAGCaaatttatatacttattaAACAATATACCGTATAAAAAAGGTCACCAGTTCATTTACATCAAAATGGACCACTAGCAACTTGGGCCCAAAACGTGTAAAGCATTCTgtgagaaataaaaacaaatgtttgaaaaattagtagcatttattgaaatttgtttCTCAATTTATATCTTAGTTgccattttaaaaataatttaaaagcttGCTTGTATTAATCATATCTTACATATTCCCACAAAGcaattagtttattatttatgaaaatctttaaataaaatggtaTAAGATTTTCTGTcatctaattattaaaattagtttcttCTTAACATAAAAAACAGGTGACCTTTTGGGAAATAAAGAAAGTCATAAACtattaatattcttaaataataatgttaCCACTCCCATCATAGTCTTTGTCACACGATGCCTTTACGCGCAAGGaacatcattttcattttaaatttagaaaaatatttttggcaACGGcgtatttcttttaaataatcatattaatcATCTAGACATTCTACaaactgatttttattttttttttcactaaaatggTCACACGGACACCAATTCATTTAGAAgcatttttctatatataattaaggaTAATTTGATTCAAAACAAGACATCATTGCAAAATAATAAGTTCTctaatcaattcaaattttacACATATACGAGTTTTCCATTTTACCTCGAAACCACATTCAATGATTTTACTAAATTATCGCGTTTTTAGTAATATAGTTgaaaacatcattttatatgcggataaaattcaaataaaatgtgCAACTATATTATTCAAAAGCAtgattataagattaaaattgttcaatataGGTATTTTATCGGTTATTTTTCCTATTTCTTTATAAGTTGGATTGCAACTAATATCTCTCCTTGCATTGGcctttctttataaaaaaattacctttataaatttgaactttttttatattatcaaatttaggtttttttttattcaaaatttttaattaactcaatgttaactgaaatatttttaacttaattaagattaaaactCTAAtcgatatatattattttaatgttatttttatgatagaaaatgttttttttttatatattatagttgaTCGAAATTATTTTtcgattgatttattttattgtcgTATGACAATTAATAATCTatggaattttaattttcatagcTGAAAAAACCTTTGTTATTTTATTGACAATTCTATGTAGCCATCAACAAACTAAAATGATGTTTATATTATTCAAGTGTCGTGTTAATAATGTAAAAGGTTCacaatcaatattaaaaattaggtATAACTATTGTTATACCTATAAAATTGAGGTGAGGCCAAACGTTTTGCCTCAACTTCTTTTAGGTGCTTAAATGTAAGCATTTTACATTATTAacaagtattaaaaaataaatttataaaattaattaagaagatAACATAGAAAACAACCAAAATTGAAATAAGTATTCAATGGAAAGAGTTTGGTAAGCCGAAccaaaaaatgtattaattaattgatgatgaaactagttaatttatcaaatgagattaatttacttttaatatagaCACACGACGCAATTAAGATGAGGCCAAACGTTTTGTCTTAACTTCTTTTAGGTGCTGATATTGAAGATTTTACATTATTAACACGACACTGAATAAGATAAAGTTTATTGGTGCCTACATAGatttgtcaataaaataatggcttaataccgcttttggtccctagtttgagaggttttgttcaatatggtcctactttttttttagtaacaattgatcccactttttgaaaaacctattcaattgactccttttttgttacgacgtcaattttctaacggtgctggttacgacgtcaataagttctttcatgcattcacctaaccaaatgttattttaacagtcctgacataatgttatgttaaaaatcatgtcattatcgtatacaataaggaatataataaacaatttaaacttgaatatgagaccactatgaacaaaaaggactcaactgaacaattttttcaaaaagtgggatcaattgttatgaaaaaaaagtaggaccatattgaacaaaccctcccaaacgAGGAACCAAAAGCAGTATTaatcctaaaataataaaagttcttttatgaaaattaaagattCCATAGATTATTAATTGTCATAcgacaataaaataaacattcgAAAAATAATTTCGATCAactgtaatatatataaaaaaaaacattttctatcattaaaataatatatatcgaTTAACGTTTTAATCTTAATCAAGTTGAAAATATTTCagtgttattaaaaattttgaatagaaaataaccataaatttgataatataaaaaagtttaaatttataaaggtaattttttttttataaagaaaggCCAATGCAAGGAGAGAGATATTAGTTGCAATCCAACttataaagaaataagaaagatAACCGGTAAATACTATAATGCTGGTCCTATGTACGTGtttcaaaagaaatttatacCTAATTTCATGTTCCTacatttaacaattttaatcttataatcatactttttaataatatatttgcacattttatttgcattttatccatatataaaataatgttttcgaATCATACATATAGCTATATTACTAAAAACacaataatttagtaaaatcaTTATATGTGGTTTCGTGGTAAGAaggaaaacttttatatatatatatatatatataagatttaaaTTGATCAGAGAACTTATTATTAGTCTAAGTTTGCACTAACATGTAAATATCTTTTTTCTAAAGGtctaaaagagataaaattatagaaaagtGTATTTTACCACTAATTAtacatctatttatagaattaaaaaaaattagacctattaatttactttttaatagttattactattatatttatcactcattaataataattatcgtattaataatgttttaactCTATTTAACTATTGTTCTATCTGATTGGTTGCAAAGTTTTTTTCCATATTTCAACAACTCCGTTTATTCGAAATAATCAAAAAGTAATCTTCGATCGATCAGTTCTCACCCTATAGTAGACCTTTCAAATAGGCCTCTCTTAtgactttggcaagtgcaccaaatcgttcaagtaataaaattgGTAAGACTAGgtatcgtttttccaagagactcgtaatactagaAAATTGTGCGATTAACAACTCATCCAGACTCAAGAACAGCTCATCATTCAAGAATATGTGGAtaaagataaattcacaaataattacaaggttggactttggtcttgaaggcacttagaaatggaaaagactaGAAATGGAATGAAATGTCAATGTTAAGAttagatttcaccaattcactcttcTGTATAACCAATTTCATCTCCTTTctatcaatttactaaagtcaatccactaaaacactctaACCCTAATCCTTTGGATGAAAGAGCCAAGGTTTTCCCTAtcaaactccaatcccttgAAAAATCTAACAAGCAAACCCACATTAAGAACTAGGATCTAAGAAAACATGCGAATCATATCCCATCCCTGGCTCAATGACCCACAAAGACTCTTGTTTCAGTTCAAGATTTCATCACCGAGGCTCTTCAATGTAATGAAGGATCTTCCTAACATCAAAATAGATCAAAAACAAGGGGTTAGAGTATTATTTACATAATGTAGctcaaaatatagataaatactaaaactagataaaagagaggatttaAGCAAGTTTCAAGCTAGaaaagagttgattttgctactaaaatgatgcttagataatggtaaaaattaacattatcagCCCCTAtaataggccctggccctagccatgcgggttggggccaaaaaagcccacagAACCAAAAAAGCTCTTTATTAGAAAAGTTTCCAGGATTAAAAAGTCCTAAAGCCCTGTGGATCAGGATCAGTCCATGGGCTTTTTTTTTGcagaaaaaactaaatatccaacaataaattacatttttacaaagaaaaggaacaCTTAGAAGTTTCAGTCCTATAATAGTATGTCACTTTTGAAAAATCGTATAAAATTCTATATTTCATGTTTCTTTTCCACCGTTAATACtctaattaacatttaaaagtatattaacaAAATCTGTCTGATGtctttgatgataattttttattcagcgaatgacaaaatcaaatatttacaataaattatgaataattagaCTAAACGAATTTAACAACGATCACAGCCAAGTTTGAGTTCCAAATATTGAGATTAATTCCAAAATTCCTTAATACTTGACCAATGTacgttaaaattaatttattttcttgttcttttatttaagtttataagtTATTgagataatttttcattaactaatgctaacaattaatttattaatatagtaATACTTAGTGCAACAGAGTGTACCAAGCCTACCCTACACCTACGTTAATTGCCACTTCAAACTCCTTAAACTAATTTGGCTTATGCTACTTAATTACGTTCCAACTTTTTGTTAACCAATACAACATTTATCGCATTAGAAATGTAAAATTGTTTGGatagttgtttttaaataattagaattatttGACGCCTCAATTTTTATCTCTTATCCTTTTAGAATACCTATTATTACCGTgacctaattaattaattgaaaagatttttaCTGCATGTTTATTAAGACAACTTCTATGTGTTTTTACTTAAATTCtcatttttagtaaaaataaaaatatgtttttccttttacttcTGAACCTGtattgaaaatacaaaatataaaaatatcattaaataacTATACTTTGGTTCAATTTTGAATGAtaaactacaaaattaaatcaatatttaaacCATATCACATTAGATAAACTTTAAGAATATCATTGACATTGTTTCAACCCTAGAAAAAAGCTAACATGAATTGCTTTGAAAGAACTTTAATCCATGTAACGATATATGTACAGAAagtaagaaaaaagagagaagccGCAGACGTTTATATAAATTAAGCCCGATAGCAAAAGAACGAAGGACCATCaacttgatatattttttttatatacgagagagaatatatatatatatatatatatatatatatatatatatatatatatatatatatatatatatatatatatatatataaattatattatttctaaaatttaatttgaagttttggagtaggattaaaatttaattaaagttttagagtGATACTAAACTCACTTTAATCCTGATCCTAATCCACTTGAGGGAGTTTTAGGAGTTGGATTTTTTTCTGACTCCCTACTTGAGTGGCTTATTAAAATAGagctttttttaataatgggtTGTGATTGACTCTGGGATTATGTGTGTTAAATTGACACCTATATCCTATAGTAATGGTTttgaatcaaattataaattggtaacttaagattttattaactttgtttagtctttagTTTTTTCTTGGTGTTTGTATAtttgagtttaaaattttttatatattttttagtgagttgaaatttgataacgaatttaaaaaaaaaaattaaaaataaaatcataatgaaATTCAGACAATATTTTAGATGAGAGGTAATTAATCCAATGTCATTctaatgaattgaaattttgataagAGTTGCGGATACAAGACCTTAGTATATTATTTGTAGTTGAAATAATAAACTgtatttttagttaataaagTTGAAATTGTAGATGGTTGTtggaataaattaatattagaatAAAGTATAAAGTATTAAAATGTTGATATGTTCACTAATGcagaaacgctatttaacgtcggttaatttgaacttttaacgtcactttcacaaccgATGTCTATACGgatgacgtctatgggacgtcgcaattcttccggaccgacgtctatatagacgtcagttaacaATAtcgaccgacgtctatatagacgtctgcttatactcacaccgacgtctaattactctatatagacgtccacctatgcttaaaccgacgtcaacatgaatatatagaagttgtaaatgacactaaccgacgtctatgttccttatagatgtcggaccatgcactaaccgacgtctaacaacgacgttgtgttttagtgcagttttgatccagacttccGGTAACATTGTgaaacactctcctctcgctagtttccccacaaaaaaagcttgcgtcttttgaatcttctatgacattcaacccaaaactgaacctgggtccatgactacttcccattattcaaccgcaaaggaaaaaaattacggtgatacgagaactagacaaggacccaagttccattttgggtcggaagccatagaaaactcaaaagatcgccactcttcttgtgaggaaacaagcaaagggagaatgttacactatgttacccaaagaaaggatcaaaactgcactaaaacacaacacaaagaaaacaaattttaatcagttgaaggacaagataatcgataaaaaactaaagaaagtttaaatggtaaagcataaaaaaaaaccacgcacctgggatgcaagagagaaaaaggagaggacgaagacaatgacgttatgagaaaccacaatgcaatgccgcaagagataaaaagtaaaggtgcgcaagcgagtaaaagaagaggagaaacagagaaaaaggagaagagatgaagacacgatcagaaactgaatggtgATAAGAGTTTgtggtctatttaaaatgaaatggggcgtcggttgttCCAGAAACCGATGTCTATgaacgtcggtgtttcaggggattcgacgtctattctacgtcaaagaagctgaaaagattgatgTTTGATTTCCTATCAGGGTAGttgacgtcggtgcccctcctagccgatgtctaaaaccctcgaatttggtgaaaataatcaattacaagaacgtagacgtcgcttacgtttagaaccga
This genomic interval from Vigna radiata var. radiata cultivar VC1973A chromosome 8, Vradiata_ver6, whole genome shotgun sequence contains the following:
- the LOC106771518 gene encoding F-box protein PP2-B15, encoding MDSLPDDCVSKILSYTSPHDACRFSMVSSTLRSAADSDLLWQTFCPSDYRHILSRALHPHTLDSSSYKHLFSSLCHPLLLDGGNMSFKLEKSSGKKSYILSARQLSITWSSDPLYWCWRTVPESRFKEVAELRMVSWLEIRGEIWTRILTAKTWYAVYLIMKISRREYGLDRVACEVSVAVGEKVQSGKVYLCEKDEKKDKKRRMLKVEEEEEIGVAGKREDGWMEIKVGEFFSGENDEHVTMSLMELGYQLKGGLVVEGIEVRPKHHHHS